The Marivirga tractuosa DSM 4126 genome contains the following window.
TGATAAAAGGAAAAAAATTAACAATTGAGCAATAGCTATAAATGGGATGAATTTGAACACCGGTTTAATTTTTTCCTCTTCTGATCTGGAGAAAAAGTTAAAAAGACCTTTTAGGTCCTCTTCTTCACCCTTTCCTTCTTTCAAACGGCTTTCTGCCCACCACTCTAACCGCCACTCGAATTCATGCTTAATTTCTTCTACTGCTTCCTGTCTTTCTAAGATTTCCTCCTTCTTAGCTGGATTTTTAAACCAATTCGCTAAGCTTTCCTGACCAAAAGTTAAAGCACTTCTATTGACCAATGAAAATACAGAATGTCTACCAAAAATATCCATATCTGGTGCGTATTCGTGCAAAGTTTCATTAAATCGAGCACCTCTTGGAAGACTATCCAATTTTAAATATAGTCGATCAATTTCTTCATTTAAAATCAAGATTCTGTTTCGACCAAGCTCCAATAATCTTTTCTTCGATTTATGTCTATTGACCAGCCATCCGAATACTAAAGGAAAAGGAATAAGCACTAAAGAAGTAGCGAATCCATCTCTTTCATTGATGAAATAAACAGACAAAACAATGGTGGCTAAAAAATAGAAAACACGAAAAGTCCCGAATCGATTGGTAAGCTTTCGGTATTTTTCAACTTCATTTTTAAATAGGTTTATTTTCTTGCTGTAGAATTCAGATTTATCAGCTATAGTCATTTTAATGGCTTTTACTTTAAACCGTAAAGGTAGGGCATGAATGGCATTAAATCTTAGTATTCCTTTACTTCTTTATATCTAAAACAAGAAGTTAAGTGATCATTAACTAAGCCACAAGCTTGCATATGGGCATACATTATGGTGCTACCAACAAATTTAAAACCTCTTTTCTTTAGGTCTTTGCTTAAAGCATCTGATTCGGGGGAAGTGGCAGGTGCATCTTTCATAGATTTTAGTTGGTTGATGATGGGTTTATGATTGACGAATGACCAAATGTATTTATCAAAGCTCCCAAACTCTTTCTGTACTTCCAAAAATTTCTGAGCATTGATGACTGCAGCATTTACTTTTAATTTATTTCGGATGATACCGGGATTTTGTAGTAATTCATCAATTTTATCTTGATCAAATTCAGCCACTTTTTTAGCGTCAAAATTGGCAAAGAGTTTTCTGTAATTTTCTCTTTTCTTTAAAACAGTAGCCCAGCTTAGGCCTGCCTGAGCACTTTCCAAAACTAAAAATTCGAAGTGTTTTTCGTCATCATGAACAGGGACTCCCCATTCTTCATCATGATATTGAATGTATTGCTCAAAACCCAAGCACCATGGGCACCTTTCCTTTTCTTTTGAAATATCAGTGAACATAACTTCCAGCATTAATATCAATAGTAGTTCCAGTGGCGTGATCCATGAGGCCAGACATCAGCATGGCAATAGTGGGGGAGACATCTTCCGGCTCAGTTAATTTTGTAAGCGCAATATCATCCAATGCAAATCCTTCCCCATATTGATCTATAAATTGTTGCGCCATATCCGTTCTGACAAAACCTGGGGCAACGGTAAAGGCTTTTATATTTTGTTTTCCAAAAGCTCTAGCAATGGATTTGGTTAAGGACACTATTGCCCCTTTGGAAGTGGCATAAGCCAAATAATCTGCAGTATCGCCTCTAAAAGCTGCTCTAGAAGAAATGTTAACTATCCTACCACCACTTTCTTGTTTTTGAAATTGTACTACACTTCTTTTACACAATAGACCAACTGCATTAACATTTACATCCATGGTTTTCAACCAATCGTCTGTCCATTCTACAGCATTTTTATGAATATCGGATGATAGTGCGATTCCTGCATTATTCACTATGCCATCTAATCTTCCATTAAAATATTCTAAAGTTTCGCTAAATAATCGGGCTACTTCCATAGCTCCTGATAAATCTGCTTTAATGAGATGGATGCTAGAACCTAATTCCTTTTTTAGCTTCTGAGCACACTCTTCATTTCTATTGTAATGCGCAACAACAGTAGCTCCACACTCTATTAAGGTTCTGGTAATTGCCGCACCAATTCCTCTGGTCCCGCCTGTTACTAATATATGCTGATGTGAACAATCGATTTTCATAATTTTAGGGAGTAGGTTTATTTCATTTCAATTTAGTAAAAATTAAATTCTATTGAAGTCTTAAAACCTGAATTCGAATATTAATTTAGGATTCAGACCGTTTGTAAATAGTGAGTTTAAAACTAAAATCATTGAGCAGGATTTGCCTCGAAATACGCAATCTCACCTTCTTCAATTTCTAAACTTATTTGTAATGGATTGCAGCAGACTTCACAGTCTTCAACATAAGATTGGTTTGAAACACTTAAATCAATCAGCATACTGATTTCCTGAAAGCAATGTGGACAATGAAAGAAATGTTCCAGCATAGGTTTTATTTTCTAAATGATAAAAGTGCTCTTTGTATAGGTAGCTCCAAAAATCTATAAATCAATACTGCTAAAATATTTAAACAGATAAATCGAATGAGTAAATTACTGGAGATTTGAAAATATACAAACTCCGAAAAATAGCCAACATGAATAAGATAAAATGCATAGGCTGAATTGCCCAAAAGAATCATGAATGGTGTGGATAAGAATTTGGAGAAATAAGTTCTTTCAGCGCAAAGCCCTATTAAAAATAATCCTATTGAAAAAGGAAGAAGAATGTGGTTTAACATTAATCCAATAGGATGAGCTATCCCATAAGTATTTTCAGCATCTTGAAAATTTGAAATGATAATTAGCATAATTAGATAAATGAGAGCGCCAGCAAAAGTTGGTTTGAATTTGAGAATTCTTTCGGACATTCTATTATACCATAATTTAGCTACCAGAGTCCCAATTGTAAACTCAAATACTCGCCCGAAAAAGGTATAAATCATTAGGAAATCAAAGTTTGCTAGAAATCCATGAAATGAGATAGTGGAAAAGGAAAACATTAAGCCTAAACCTAAAAGCAAAACCGATAATGGCCAAAACAAAAACCAGTAGTTATATTTCTTAATGCAAAAGAAAAACATTGGCACAGTAAGGTAGAACATCAATTGGACGGGTATAGTCCATGCTTGCCCAACGTAAGCAAATTTAAAATCTTCAAAATAGCTTTGTAGAAGAAGGAACGACAGGATAAAAGATTTTATGGATTCCCATTGCCAAATAGCAGCGATCAATAAGAGAATCCAATATAGTGGCAGAAGTCTTGCTAGGCGCTTTTGAATAAATTTTTTAAATGAGAACTCACTATTATTATACTTATCAAAATAAAGGATGTAGGTTAAGAAACCACTAATAGTAAAGAATATACCCACATGGAATTCTTTAAAAATACTGCTTAGCCGACCGATTTCTACTTCTCCAGCAATATGATGTAAAAATATCATCCATGCTGCTATAATTCTAATTCCTGCTAATGCGGGGAAGAATATTTTGTTTTCTGATTTTTGCATTCTTGCAGCAATTTAGGACTAAAAGCATATTATCAAAAAGTACTATGGGCTATGTGTTTGAATTTTGTAGTTTTGAATAAAACAGAAATCAATAACCAACGTTTCGAATTGTATGAAAAGATTAAGCTTAACACTCGCAGCCTTATTTATTGTAATTAACATATCAAACGCTCAAGTTGGAGATTCTTTTCCTGAAATGACGGGAACCAGTTTGACAGATGATGAAATTACTGTTCCATCTGCCACTCAAGATAAGATGACTCTGATTGGTATTGCATTCAGTAAAAAAGCAGAAGATGATTTAAAAACCTGGTTTCAGCCAGTATGGGAAAGATTTATTAGAGAAGCAGATCCTAATGCATTAATTCCTGAGATGAAGCCTGATGTAAACGTGGTCTTTATTCCAATGTTTACGGGTTTAAAAAGAGGTGCCTCGGGATCAGCTTTAAGAAAAATGCAGAAAGATGTTGATGAAAAATTACACCCGCACGTGATAGTTTATAGTGGTAAAATGGGAGACTATGAAGATCAGCTGAACATGACAGAGAAAGACCAACCTTA
Protein-coding sequences here:
- a CDS encoding acyltransferase family protein, whose amino-acid sequence is MQKSENKIFFPALAGIRIIAAWMIFLHHIAGEVEIGRLSSIFKEFHVGIFFTISGFLTYILYFDKYNNSEFSFKKFIQKRLARLLPLYWILLLIAAIWQWESIKSFILSFLLLQSYFEDFKFAYVGQAWTIPVQLMFYLTVPMFFFCIKKYNYWFLFWPLSVLLLGLGLMFSFSTISFHGFLANFDFLMIYTFFGRVFEFTIGTLVAKLWYNRMSERILKFKPTFAGALIYLIMLIIISNFQDAENTYGIAHPIGLMLNHILLPFSIGLFLIGLCAERTYFSKFLSTPFMILLGNSAYAFYLIHVGYFSEFVYFQISSNLLIRFICLNILAVLIYRFLELPIQRALLSFRK
- a CDS encoding SDR family NAD(P)-dependent oxidoreductase, translated to MKIDCSHQHILVTGGTRGIGAAITRTLIECGATVVAHYNRNEECAQKLKKELGSSIHLIKADLSGAMEVARLFSETLEYFNGRLDGIVNNAGIALSSDIHKNAVEWTDDWLKTMDVNVNAVGLLCKRSVVQFQKQESGGRIVNISSRAAFRGDTADYLAYATSKGAIVSLTKSIARAFGKQNIKAFTVAPGFVRTDMAQQFIDQYGEGFALDDIALTKLTEPEDVSPTIAMLMSGLMDHATGTTIDINAGSYVH
- a CDS encoding DNA-3-methyladenine glycosylase I, coding for MFTDISKEKERCPWCLGFEQYIQYHDEEWGVPVHDDEKHFEFLVLESAQAGLSWATVLKKRENYRKLFANFDAKKVAEFDQDKIDELLQNPGIIRNKLKVNAAVINAQKFLEVQKEFGSFDKYIWSFVNHKPIINQLKSMKDAPATSPESDALSKDLKKRGFKFVGSTIMYAHMQACGLVNDHLTSCFRYKEVKEY
- a CDS encoding CPXCG motif-containing cysteine-rich protein, coding for MLEHFFHCPHCFQEISMLIDLSVSNQSYVEDCEVCCNPLQISLEIEEGEIAYFEANPAQ